In Pannonibacter sp. XCT-53, the sequence GTCTCTGGCACTGAACGGCAAGGCAGTGACCGAGACCTGGATGTACCAATGGAACCAAACGGTATGAGTGCAGTTGTTCTGAGAGACCAGGAGGCTTCTCTGATGGACGATAACGCGTATCTGGCGATGTCCGCCGATCCGCTGGCCGACGGCCTCGCGCATGCGCGCAGCCGCTTCGCCCGCCCGGATCTGGACGACGCCACGCTGATGGGCGCGCTCGCTTCCGCCATGGTTCACCTTGGCGTGACGGGAACCGTCGAGGAGCTGCTGTCCGGCGGCGATCTCGACCTGATCGCGGCGGTCGCCTCCTGTGCGCCGCTGCCGCAACCCCGCGTCGGTCTGGCCATGCCCGAGCATGACCTGCAGGGCCGCATGGACCTGTCGGCCTCGAGCTTCCGCGCCTTCCTGCGCGGCCTGATCGGACCGCGCTCGTCGGTCGGAGGCTGAGATGATCGGAACCGGGGAGGGCCGCTTCGCGGTCGCCGTCCGGCGGATCGGAGCCATCGTGCTGGCGGCGACCATGACGGTTGCCGCCGCTTCCATGTTTGGCACCGTGGTCCAGTCCGACGGCTTCGACTGGGTCGACATCCTGCGCGTCAGCCTCATCGTGCTGACGGCCTTCTGGCTTGCCTGGGGTGCCTGCACGGCCATTCTCGGCGTTCTCTTCAATCCGCCCCCGGTCGCCAGCATCTCCGCTCGCCCGACGCTGCGCACCGCCATCCTCGTGCCTGTCTACAACGAGGACACCGGCCCGGTCTTCGCGCGCATCGCGGCCATGTACCGCTCCATCACCGAGGCCGGCTACGGCGACCTGTTCGACTTCCACGTGCTGTCCGACAGCACCAGGCCCGCGAGCGTGGCCGCCGAGGAAGAGGCCTATCGCGCCGCGCTGATCCAGCTCAAGGCCGGCGGCCGGCTCTACTACCGCAACCGCACCCAGAACATCGGCCGCAAGGCCGGCAACATCGCCGACTTCATCCGCACGTCCGGCGGGGCCTACGAGTTCATGCTGGTGCTCGATGCCGACAGCCTGATGCGCGGCGAGACCATCATCGAGATGGTGCGGCGCATGGAGGCCGACCCGAAGCTGGGCCTGCTGCAGTCGCTGCCGCAGGTGATCGGCCTCAACACCCTGTTCGGCCGGGTGCTGCAATTCTCCGCCGCCTTCTACTCGCCGGTCTTCACCCGCGGCGTGGCTGCGCTGCAGGGCACAGAGGGGCCGTTCTGGGGCCACAACGCCCTCATCCGCGTGCGCGCCTTTGCCGAATCCTGCGGCATGGCCTCGCTCTCCGGCAAGCCGCCCTTCGGCGGGCACATCCTCAGCCATGACACCGTCGAGGCGGCGCTGCTGGCCCGCGACGACTGGACGGTGCGGGTCGATCCCGATCTCGGCGGCTCCTTCGAGGAAGCCCCGGCCAATGTGGTCGCCTATGCCAAGCGGGACCGGCGCTGGTGCCAGGGCAACCTGCAGCACGCCCGCCTGCTGGCGGCGCCGCGCCTGCGGCTGTGGAGCCGGATCTCGATCGTGCAGGGCATCTTTGCCTATCTGTCCTCGCCGATCTGGCTCGCCTTCATCGTCGCCTCGCTGGCTGCGCCCCATTTCGCGCCGCCGCCGGTGTATTTCGACGCCCGCTCGCCGTTCCCGGTGTTCCCGCATCCGGAAACCACCACCGCGCTGGCGCTGCTGTTCGGCGTGGTTGCGCTCCTGATCCTGCCCAAGGCGATCCTGCTGGTCCGTGCGCTGCTGCGCGGCGATGCGAAGTACTTCGGCGGGCCGGTCATGGTGACGCTCAGCGCCGTGCTGGAGCTGGTCATCACCTCGCTGCTGGCGCCGATCCACATGATGTTCCAGAGCCGTTCGGTGATGCAGATCGTGTTCGGCGGCGATTCCGGCTGGCCGGCGGCGGACCGGGCCGATGGCTCCCTGTCCTTCGCCTCCAGCGTCAAGGCGACGTGGTGGATGAGCGCCGGCGGTGCCGCGGCCCTTGCCTTCGCGGTCGAATACACGCCCGACCTGCAATACTGGCTGATGCCGATTGCGCTGCCGCTGATCCTGGCGCCGCTGATCGTCTTCGTCACCTCGTCGGTGGCCGTCGGCCGCGCCTTCCGCAGCCTCGGCTTCTTCCTCACGCCGTACGAGATCCACCCCGAAGAGGTGATCCTCGGCATGCGGCGCGAACTGGGAGAACTCGAGGCCGAGCCGGCGACGCCCGCGCGCGCCGCCTGATGGTCCCCTGACAGTCGCCTGACAGTCGCCTGACAGTCGCCTGACAGTCGCCTGGCCATCGCCTTGCTGCCGTTCAGTCCGGGCCGGAGCCATGCTCCGGCCCGTCTCATGTCAGCCTCCTGTGACGAGAGGCCCCCGTGACGAGAGGCCCCGGTCGGGCCCTTGTCCTGTCGGGGTCGGGGCGTGTCCGGCGTCCCGCGCCGGCCGGCGTGAGCCGCACGAGGGCGACCCTGGCGTGATTTTTCTGTGCTGTCTTTGCGGGAAGGCCTTGAAACTCCGTGAAATCGGCGCAACTCCAAGCCGGTGCTCGCCAAGCGATCACAGAGGCGATAAGGAGAGATCATGTTTGGATCCGAAGACACCTGGGCGAGCCTGATCGGCCTTTCGGGCCTCCTCAACCCGCTGGCGCTGCTGACCGGCGGGCTGCTGGGCTGGTATGCCGATGCGAAGGTCAAGATCGCCATCGCCGCCTTTGCGGCGGCCTGCCTGTCCGTGGTGGTCGACGCGGCGCTGCGCGTGACCGGCTCCGCCCAGTTCACCCCGGAAGTCGGCGCCCTCGCGGCCTTCCCGTTCCGCTTCGTTGCCGGCGGCTGCGCGGCGGCGCTTGTCTTCTCGGTCCGGCGGATGTTCGGCCGCAGCGCCTGACGCTGACGGTCCCGACGTCCGGCCGGGCCACTCGGCTCCGGTCAAGGCGCGCCGGCGATACCTCTCTGGCAAAAGCTCTCTGGCAAGGAGACACCACAAAAGGTGTCCGCTTGTCCGCGTCAGTCAGTCAGTTGGCCAGTCGGGCGGGCGGATCTCGATCAGCCGCGTGATTGCCAGGTGGAAAAGAGATCCTGGTTTGGACAGAGATCCGGTGCCTTGTCCGCACCCTCGGGGTGGGCATCCAGCCAGTGGCGGCACGCCTCTGCCTGATCGCAGCCCATGCAGCGCGACGCCGCGAGGCGGATCTCGGAGGTGCCCGTCGCGGAGTGACCGGCCTGCATCGCCCCGACGGTGCGCATCATGCGGCCCATCAGTTCGGCCCGTTCGTTCAACCGGTCCATCCAGCTCATGCCTGTATCTCCCCTGGCCTGCGGGAGGGCAGGCCGTCAGATCGACAGGTGTCGCCTGTCCCGATGTGGACTGCCTTGACGCTGATCAAGCTCCGGCAAACAATCAGCCGTCCGCGTGGCCCGTCGTCGCCTTTGTCCCGCCCGCACCGTTGCCCCTCTCGTCCGGGGGGCCTTGCGGGCCAAGCTTGGTCCGGGCTGGTCCGGAGGCGTCCGGTGCGCCGTCCGACCTGCGGGCAAGGAGATGCCGTGGCAGCCGAACTTCCTCCGACCCAGGCCAGTCCCCTTGCGGGCAGCGCGTCGTCGGCCGCGCCGGCCCTGAGCGAGGGCACCGTGCTGTCGGGCCGGGTGGTGCAGGGGCCCTCCGACAGGATGCGACTGGCCGTCCCCGGCGGGACGCTCGAGGTCGCGAGCGACGCGCCCTTGCCCCCCGGAACGCCCGTGCGTGTCGAGGTCGAGGCCACCGATCCGGTGCTGCGGCTCAAGGTGAGCGTCGATCTGCAAGCCCTTCAGCGTCCGCAGGGCGCGGCGCAGCCGCCCTTGCCGCAAGGCTCGGCGCCGCCGCTGCCCGGGGCTGCGGGGCAGGGCGCGTCCCTCACGCCGATGCCTCCGCCTTCTGACCTGCCGGCCCCGGCGCGCCCGGCCACCGAGGTCCTGCGCCAGTCCCTCGGCACGCAGCTTGCCGCACTGGCCGCCAGCCAGCCGTCGCCCGGGTCTGGCCCGGCAAACCGGACGCTGCCTGTCCCGTCCTTCCCGGCGTCGTCGACGCCTGTCGCCCCGTCTGCCGGGGTGCCGCAGACCGGGCCGGTCTCCGGCGCGCCCGCAGGCTCCCCGGGCCTCTTGTCCGCCGCCACACTGGGCCAGGTAACGGGCCAGGTACCAGGCCAGGTGCCGGCCCCGGGACCCGACGCGGCCCTCCAGTCTGCCTCGCCCCGGCCCGCCCCCGCGCAGCCGACCTCCGCCCAATCTTCCCCTGCCCAGCCCTCCCTGGCCCAGCCTGTCGGGCCCGGTCCCGGCCCCGGTGCGCCGCCATCCGTCGCCGCGCCGGCTGCGCCGCTGCCGGCAGAGCCCGGGGCTCCCGCGTCCGGTCTCCCGTCGGGGACTGCGCCCGCGCGTCCGGCCTTGCCCTCCGGCGCCGGCCTTGCGCCCGGGAGCGCGGCGGCAGGCGCCTTGTCCCCTGCGGGTCCGGCGGGGGCGCAGGGCCCCGCTGCCGGTCCTCAAGCCGCCAGCAGCACACCGGGTGCTCCGGCCACCCCCTTGCCGGCAGCCGCCTCCGGCACACCGGGTGCTCCGGCGGCCGGGGCCGGAGCCGGAGCCGGAGCCGGAGCCGCCGCGTCGCTCCCGCCCGGCGGTTCGCCGGCGGGGGCTGCCCCGACGCCGGCCGCAAGTGGCCCCCTCGCTCCTGCAGCACCGGGCACGTCCCCGGCCGCGCCCGTGCTTGCCGGCCCAGGTTCCCAGACAGGTGGCCAGACAGGTGGCCAGGCAGGTGCGGCTCCCCTGCCGGGTGGTCCTGTCGCCGGCAGTCCGGCGACCGCGTCGCCATCTGCGCCCCCCGCACAGGTTTTCACACTGGCCCCCACAGGGACCTCAGCAGCGTCCCCGACATCCCCGGCGGCCGGCGTCGCCTCGCCCGGGACGCCCCCGCCGCCCGGACCCACATCACCCGGACCCGCATCACCCGCAGCCACATCACCCGCAGCACCATCGGCACAAGCTGCCGCCGCCCCACAAGCTGGCGCCCCCCGACAAGCTGGCACGTTGCCGGCCGCTGCCGGGCCGGCGCCGGCGGCCCTCTCACCGGCAGCGGGCCCGGCCGCGACCCGGCCCGGGCCGGCCATGCCCTCCGATCCGGCCCTGCTGCCGCGTCTCGGGTCGCAACCGGCGCTGGAACAGGCGCTCTCGTCCGTCCTCGCGCTGGCGGACGGGCCGGAGACCGCCAGCCTGCCGGCCGCGCTCCAGTCCTTCACCGCGACCTTGCGCGGCTTCCGGATGCCGGCCGAGGCGGCGACGGATCCGGCGGCCTTGCGGGCGGCAGTGGAGCTGGTCGCCGGCCTGGCCTTGCCGCGCGGGGCGGGCCAGCCGGCCACCGGCGCCCTGGCGACGGTGGCCAGGGCCGATGGCCTGCGCAGCTTCCTGCTGACGCTGGCCGGTCTCGTCGCCGACAGCCAGGAAGGCGCTGCGTCCGCGCCGGCGCGTGCCGGCGGCGCCCAGGCAGCGCCCCTCGCGGCTGCGGCGGGGAAGCCGGGCCGGGCGGATCCGCAGAGCGTCGGCGCGCGACTGACGCCCGGCGAGGCGGTCTCTCTTGCCCGTCTGACCGGGCAGGAGGCGCAGGTCCAGGGCACGCTGGCCCGTCTCGCCCGCGCCCTCGACGAGGCGCTGGTGCAGGACCTGCGCCGCAGCCACGCCCGGGGCAGCGGCGCGACCGAGGCCGGGGCAGGGGCCTCGTCCCCGTCGCAGGCCGCCGCCCGGGCGGCTGACCTCACCCTTGACCTGCTGCTTTATGTCGGTGGCGAGACCCGGCTTCTCACCCTCTCCATCGGCCGGGACGGCGGCGGTGCGGGCGAGGCGGGCGAGGGGGCGGCGGAGTGGCGCGTGCGCTTTGCGCTCGCGCTGCCCGCCACCGGTCCGGTGGAGGCGGCCGTCAGCCTGCGCGGCAAGGCGCTGGCCGTCGTGTTGCGGGCCGAGCAGCCGGAAACGGTCGCAGCCTTCCAGGCCCTCTCCGGGACGCTGCAGGCGCTGCTGGCGGAAGAGGGGCTGGAGCTTGCCGGCCTGCAGATCCAGAAGACCAGCGCGCCGCGCGGCCAGCATGCGGACACGCGCTCATGACGGCCGGTGACGACAAGCCCCCGCGCCTTGCCATCGCGCTGAAATACGACAACCGCGGTGCCCCCACGGTCACCGCCAAGGGCCGGGGGGCGGTCGCCGAGCGCATCCTGCAGGCCGCCCGCGAGGCCGGCGTGCCGATCCAGGCCGATGCGATGCTGGCGGAGGCGCTGTCCGGCATCGAGCTGGACGAGGAGATCCCGGCCGAGCTCTACCAGGCGGTCGCGGTGCTGATCGGCTTCATCCTGCGCACCGGCCGCGCCCCGGGATAGGCCCGTCTCCTGTCGGGGACGGGAGCCAGCTTGGAAGTCCTGGGAGGAGGGCCGGGGGCGCGGCCTGCGGGCTCGCCCCTGCAGCCGGACGCGCCGCCTGACGTCCCGCAAGATCGGGTGCGGTGCCTGCCGGCGGAAATGGATGTTGCGCGCGCGCCCCCTCTTGCGGGAGGCGCAATTCCCGTCTAGGCAACAGGGGATGCGCGCCGGCCCGGTCCTCCTCCAGACCGGGGTTTCGGCCTGCGCCTGGCCTGGCATCCGGCAGGCGGCCGGCCGGGCTCAACAGGCATGTGAACAGGGTTTGAGATCAGATGACGATTGTCGAGGCACGTAAGCCCGATCCGAAAAAATTCATCAGGGGCGCCACGGGCGACTGGGAAGTCGTGATCGGCATGGAAGTCCATGCCCAGGTCACCTCCGCCGCCAAGCTCTTCTCCGGTGCCTCGACCGAGTTCGGCAAGGATCCCAATTCCAACGTCAGCCTCGTCGATGCGGCGATGCCGGGCATGCTGCCGGTCATCAACGCGGAATGCGTCGCCCAGGCGATCCGCACCGGTCTGGGTCTGAAGGCCCGGATCAATCTCAAGTCCGTGTTCGACCGGAAGAACTACTTCTACCCGGACCTGCCGCAGGGCTACCAGATTTCCCAGTTCAAGCAGCCGATCGTCGGCGAGGGCAAGATCATCCTCGACATGCCGGACGAGCGCGTCGAGGTGGGCGTGGAGCGGCTGCATCTGGAGCAGGATGCGGGCAAGTCGCTGCATGACCAGCATCCGACCATGTCCTTCGTCGACCTCAACCGCTCGGGCGTGGCGCTGATGGAGATCGTCTCCAAGCCGGACCTGCGCTCGGCCGACGAGGCCAAGGCCTACCTGACCAAGCTGCGCACGATCCTGCGCTATCTCGGCACCTGCGACGGCAACATGGACCAGGGCTCCATGCGGGCCGACGTCAACGTCTCCGTGCGCCGTCCGGGCGAGGGCTTCGGCACGCGCTGCGAGATCAAGAACGTCAACTCCATCCGCTTCGTCGGCCAGGCCATCGAGTATGAGGCCCGCCGCCAGATTGCGATCCTTGAAGATGGCGGCGCCATCGACCAGGAAACCCGCCTCTATGACGCGGTGAAGGGCGAGACCCGCTCTATGCGCTCCAAGGAAGAGGCGCATGATTACCGTTACTTCCCCGATCCGGACCTCCTGCCGCTCGAGTTCACGCAGGCCTATGTCGACGAGCTGGCCGCGCATCTGCCCGAGCTGCCGGATGACAAGAAGGCGCGCTTCGTTGCCGATTACGGCCTTACCGCCTATGACGCCGATGTTCTCGTTGCCGAAAAGGTTTCGGCCGATTTCTTCGAGCAGGTTGCGAAGGGCCGTGACGCCAAGGTCGCAGCCAACTGGGTCATCAACGAGCTGTTCGGCCGCCTCAACAAGGAGGGCCTGAGCCTCGAGACCAGCCCGGTGTCGGCCGACCAGCTCGGCGGC encodes:
- the mdoH gene encoding glucans biosynthesis glucosyltransferase MdoH, which encodes MIGTGEGRFAVAVRRIGAIVLAATMTVAAASMFGTVVQSDGFDWVDILRVSLIVLTAFWLAWGACTAILGVLFNPPPVASISARPTLRTAILVPVYNEDTGPVFARIAAMYRSITEAGYGDLFDFHVLSDSTRPASVAAEEEAYRAALIQLKAGGRLYYRNRTQNIGRKAGNIADFIRTSGGAYEFMLVLDADSLMRGETIIEMVRRMEADPKLGLLQSLPQVIGLNTLFGRVLQFSAAFYSPVFTRGVAALQGTEGPFWGHNALIRVRAFAESCGMASLSGKPPFGGHILSHDTVEAALLARDDWTVRVDPDLGGSFEEAPANVVAYAKRDRRWCQGNLQHARLLAAPRLRLWSRISIVQGIFAYLSSPIWLAFIVASLAAPHFAPPPVYFDARSPFPVFPHPETTTALALLFGVVALLILPKAILLVRALLRGDAKYFGGPVMVTLSAVLELVITSLLAPIHMMFQSRSVMQIVFGGDSGWPAADRADGSLSFASSVKATWWMSAGGAAALAFAVEYTPDLQYWLMPIALPLILAPLIVFVTSSVAVGRAFRSLGFFLTPYEIHPEEVILGMRRELGELEAEPATPARAA
- a CDS encoding phosphatidylglycerophosphatase, which gives rise to MFGSEDTWASLIGLSGLLNPLALLTGGLLGWYADAKVKIAIAAFAAACLSVVVDAALRVTGSAQFTPEVGALAAFPFRFVAGGCAAALVFSVRRMFGRSA
- a CDS encoding DUF6455 family protein; amino-acid sequence: MSWMDRLNERAELMGRMMRTVGAMQAGHSATGTSEIRLAASRCMGCDQAEACRHWLDAHPEGADKAPDLCPNQDLFSTWQSRG
- the fliK gene encoding flagellar hook-length control protein FliK, giving the protein MPSDPALLPRLGSQPALEQALSSVLALADGPETASLPAALQSFTATLRGFRMPAEAATDPAALRAAVELVAGLALPRGAGQPATGALATVARADGLRSFLLTLAGLVADSQEGAASAPARAGGAQAAPLAAAAGKPGRADPQSVGARLTPGEAVSLARLTGQEAQVQGTLARLARALDEALVQDLRRSHARGSGATEAGAGASSPSQAAARAADLTLDLLLYVGGETRLLTLSIGRDGGGAGEAGEGAAEWRVRFALALPATGPVEAAVSLRGKALAVVLRAEQPETVAAFQALSGTLQALLAEEGLELAGLQIQKTSAPRGQHADTRS
- a CDS encoding EscU/YscU/HrcU family type III secretion system export apparatus switch protein → MTAGDDKPPRLAIALKYDNRGAPTVTAKGRGAVAERILQAAREAGVPIQADAMLAEALSGIELDEEIPAELYQAVAVLIGFILRTGRAPG
- the gatB gene encoding Asp-tRNA(Asn)/Glu-tRNA(Gln) amidotransferase subunit GatB — encoded protein: MTIVEARKPDPKKFIRGATGDWEVVIGMEVHAQVTSAAKLFSGASTEFGKDPNSNVSLVDAAMPGMLPVINAECVAQAIRTGLGLKARINLKSVFDRKNYFYPDLPQGYQISQFKQPIVGEGKIILDMPDERVEVGVERLHLEQDAGKSLHDQHPTMSFVDLNRSGVALMEIVSKPDLRSADEAKAYLTKLRTILRYLGTCDGNMDQGSMRADVNVSVRRPGEGFGTRCEIKNVNSIRFVGQAIEYEARRQIAILEDGGAIDQETRLYDAVKGETRSMRSKEEAHDYRYFPDPDLLPLEFTQAYVDELAAHLPELPDDKKARFVADYGLTAYDADVLVAEKVSADFFEQVAKGRDAKVAANWVINELFGRLNKEGLSLETSPVSADQLGGIIDLIKSDTISGKIAKDLFEIVWTEGGDPAAIVEARGMKQVTDLGAIEAVVDQIIAANPDKVAQAREKPTLLGWFVGQVMKASQGKANPQAVNDLLKAKIGID